One region of Primulina tabacum isolate GXHZ01 chromosome 1, ASM2559414v2, whole genome shotgun sequence genomic DNA includes:
- the LOC142537299 gene encoding inositol 1,3,4-trisphosphate 5/6-kinase 4 isoform X3, producing MGGVRGILLDSSVLLPSDDGDFSGEASLLPGADYVLRKLRYSKIPTGIVHGLDLASPKIYFLQETAQVYSFDCFVFSLTSEDDISGVVAHKWEDNGGAFIHVVSNYREEFSHKGSRSGWMKVIVDADSIAAAGMLNIFLIHKLEELLLLICNLNKKAMNAEALILGYAMKPSREEDFAKRGAFPLCPTPNGLIFLPFSYEIPILPQLQEVDAVLHKATDEILAVDMSSSSEICNNVTFTKNLQELRRLCRCIECQLNCCLIDPFINIFPVLDRLRIQQILIGLEALNIQGRCKIRAPNFLKVDSLDVPNLEQRLAEAKLSLPNIVKPQVACGVADAHSMAIVFKVNHYKDLTVPLPSVVQEYVDHSSLLYKFYALGGKVFYTVKKSIPNTVTLMKLFAENGLKPLHFDSLKSLPTAKEQINSDNHHIDFELVTAAADWLRRTLDLTIFGFDVVVQDGTGDHVIVDVNYLPSFKEIPDDVAIPAFWDALKEKIKKSKLSTETS from the exons ATGGGTGGAGTGAGGGGAATTCTGCTGGATTCATCCGTGCTTTTGCCCTCCGATGATGGCGATTTTAGCGGAGAAGCCTCGCTCCTCCCCGGCGCCGATTATGTGCTTCGTAAACTACGCTACTCCAAGATCCCCACG GGTATAGTTCATGGTCTGGATCTTGCAAGCCCAAAG ATATATTTTCTTCAAGAGACAGCTCAAGTCTACTCCTTTGATTGTTTTGTCTTCAGCTTGACATCAGAGGATGATATATCTGGTGTGGTTGCTCACAAATGGGAGGACAATGGAGGGGCTTTTATTCACGTAGTTTCCAATTACAGAGAGGAATTCAGTCACAAAGGAAGCAGATCTGGCTGGATGAAGGTTATTGTCg ATGCTGATTCTATTGCAGCAGCTGGGATGTTAAATATATTTCTTATTCACAAGCTTGAAGAGCTGCTTTTGTTGATCtgcaatttgaataaaaag GCCATGAATGCAGAGGCCTTAattttgggctatgcaatgaAACCTTCTCGCGAAGAAGACTTTGCAAAG AGAGGCGCCTTTCCGTTGTGTCCAACGCCAAATGGACTGATTTTTTTGCCTTTTAGTTACGAAATTCCCATATTACCTCAGTTGCAAGAAGTTGACGCAGTTCTTCATAAGGCAACTGATGAGATATTGGCTGTGGACATGAGCAGTTCGTCAGAAATCTGTAACAATGTTACTTTCACTAAAAACTTGCAGGAGTTGCGAAG GCTTTGCAGGTGTATTGAATGCCAGCTGAATTGTTGTCTAATCGACCCATTTATCAACATTTTCCCTGTATTGGATCGGCTGAGAATTCAACAGATTTTAATTGGCTTGGAAGCTCTCAACATTCAAGGCCGCTGTAAAATCAGAGCCCCTAATTTTCTCAAG GTTGATAGCTTGGATGTGCCAAATTTGGAACAAAGGCTAGCAGAAGCAAAGTTGTCTCTTCCAAATATAGTTAAACCTCAAGTTGCTTGTGGTGTAGCTGATGCTCACAGTATG GCTATTGTTTTTAAGGTAAATCATTACAAGGATCTCACTGTTCCTCTTCCATCAGTGGTGCAG GAATACGTGGATCATTCCTCTTTGCTCTACAAATTTTATGCTTTGGGTGGGAAGGTTTTTTATACAGTCAAGAAGTCGATTCCCAACACAGttacattgatgaaattatttgcTGAAAATGGACTGAAGCCGTTACACTTTGACAG CTTGAAGTCTCTGCCCACTGCTAAAGAACAAATTAATTCTGATAATCATCACATTGATTTTGAGCTGGTCACTGCTGCAGCAGATTGGCTCAGAAGAACCCTCGATCTTACAATATTTGGCTTTGATGTTGTT GTTCAGGATGGCACAGGCGACCATGTCATCGTGGATGTGAATTATCTTCCATCGTTCAAGGAAATCCCTGATGATGTTGCAATCCCTGCTTTTTGGGATGCTTTGAAGGAAAAGATAAAAAAGAGTAAACTATCTACAGAAACCTCTTAA
- the LOC142537281 gene encoding U-box domain-containing protein 35-like isoform X2 codes for MWLPSAKGSTMGKKGGRNGLVAVALDKDKGSQYALKWAIENLLTKGQTIILIHVVQRSSSVSLGNNYAIHDLNGATNAYKQVLEKQTKELFLTFHCFCTRKDIQCFDVVLEDTDVAKAITEYVAHGAIENLVLGASRHGFIKRLKTVDIPTSVSKRAPDFCTVYVISKSKISSVRNASRLAPFTSPLATQIHQMQGQANGNSTTADEHPKRLPSTRGGEKTPRKSGVDDTDIVKSPFLRGRGYTGKWVGDLSEADTDISFISSERPSTDRVSGAKGSELNSFTDFSSSSLENDDVEAEMRRLKLELQKTMDMYSTACKEALTAKQKAVELHRWRLEEERRLEDARLAEEAARITAEQEKAKYKVAMENAQAAQRVAEMESQKRVSIEMNAIQDSDEERAISISPLRYRRYTIEEIEESTEYFAKSRKIGEGGYGPVFKCHLDHTPVAIKVLRPDAAQGRSQFQQEVEVLSCMRHPHMVLLLGACPEYGCLVYEYMANGSLDDRLFRRENTRPLTWQLRFRIAAEIATGIHFLHQTKPEPLVHRDLKPGNILLDQNYVSKIGDVGLARLVPPNVADDVTQYRMTSTAGTFCYIDPEYQQTGMLGVKSDIYSLGVVLLQILTAKPAMGLTHHIARAIEKGTLAEMLDSSVPDWPVEEASTMAKLAIQCAELRRKDRPDLGKIVLPELNRLREFAEENMTQFLVATSAAPPNHDLAAANKPIKSDPQPHFEGSNPKDCSSYASLPEKL; via the exons ATGTGGCTTCCAAGTGCAAAGGGAAGCACAATGGGGAAGAAGGGTGGCCGCAATGGCCTTGTTGCGGTAGCATTAGACAAAGATAAAGGCAGCCAATATGCACTCAAATGGGCTATAGAGAATCTCCTCACCAAAGGCCAAACTATCATACTCATTCATGTCGTCCAGCGATCCTCGTCGGTTTCAC TTGGGAACAATTATgcgattcatgatcttaacgGAGCCACAAATGCCTATAAGCAAGTTCTGGAAAAGCAAACCAAGGAGCTGTTCCTCACATTCCATTGCTTCTGCACAAGGAAAGAT ATACAATGCTTTGATGTGGTGCTGGAGGACACCGATGTAGCAAAAGCTATAACAGAATACGTTGCACATGGTGCAATCGAAAACTTAGTTCTTGGCGCTTCCCGACATGGCTTTATCAA ACGATTGAAAACGGTAGACATCCCTACCAGTGTCTCCAAGAGAGCACCGGATTTTTGTACAGTTTACGTTATATCGAAATCGAAGATCTCCTCCGTGAGAAACGCTTCTCGTCTTGCGCCATTCACGTCCCCTCTTGCAACTCAAATACACCAAATGCAGGGGCAGGCTAATGGTAATAGTACCACTGCTGACGAACACCCTAAGCGTTTGCCTAGTACGAGAG GGGGAGAAAAGACACCGCGGAAGTCAGGAGTTGATGACACTGATATAGTCAA GTCTCCATTTCTAAGGGGAAGAGGGTACACAGGAAAGTGGGTAGGGGATCTCTCAGAAGCTGATACTGATATATCATTCATAAGCTCTGAAAGGCCAAGCACAGATCGAGTTTCAG GGGCTAAGGGGAGTGAATTAAACTCTTTCACTGATTTTTCATCATCATCGCTCGAAAAT GATGACGTCGAAGCCGAAATGAGGAGGCTTAAACTAGAGTTGCAGAAAACTATGGATATGTACAGCACTGCATGTAAGGAAGCTTTAACTGCTAAACAAAAG GCAGTGGAGCTTCATCGGTGGAGATTAGAAGAAGAACGAAGACTAGAAGACGCTCGACTGGCAGAAGAAGCAGCACGAATTACTGCTGAACAAGAGAAAGCTAAGTATAAAGTAGCCATGGAGAATGCTCAAGCAGCTCAGagagttgcagaaatggagtcCCAAAAAAGAGTTAGCATAGAAATGAACGCAATTCAAGACTCAGATGAGGAGAGAGCAATAAGTATATCACCATTACGATACAGAAGATACACCATTGAAGAAATCGAAGAGTCTACTGAGTATTTTGCTAAATCTCGTAAAATTGGTGAAGGCGGCTATGGCCCGGTCTTTAAATGTCACCTTGATCATACTCCGGTGGCAATAAAGGTCTTGCGTCCCGATGCTGCTCAAGGAAGATCGCAGTTTCAACAAGAG GTTGAAGTGCTAAGTTGCATGAGACATCCACATATGGTCCTGCTTCTTGGAGCCTGTCCCGAATACGGCTGTTTAGTATACGAGTATATGGCCAACGGTAGCTTGGATGATCGTCTTTTCAGGAGAGAGAACACTCGCCCCCTCACATGGCAACTTCGGTTTAGAATTGCTGCAGAGATAGCCACAGGCATTCACTTTCTCCACCAGACAAAGCCAGAGCCTTTGGTCCATCGAGACCTAAAACCGGGAAACATTCTTCTAGACCAGAACTATGTGAGCAAAATTGGTGATGTTGGATTGGCAAGACTCGTTCCTCCTAATGTAGCAGATGATGTAACACAATACCGAATGACATCAACAGCTGGAACTTTCTGCTATATAGATCCTGAATATCAGCAAACCGGCATGCTTGGAGTGAAATCTGACATATACTCGTTAGGGGTCGTGCTTCTACAAATACTAACTGCAAAACCAGCAATGGGCTTAACTCACCACATTGCACGTGCGATTGAGAAGGGGACATTGGCGGAGATGTTGGATTCTTCAGTTCCAGATTGGCCTGTGGAAGAGGCCTCAACAATGGCAAAACTTGCAATCCAATGTGCAGAACTAAGGCGGAAAGATAGACCGGACCTTGGCAAGATTGTTTTACCAGAGCTTAATAGATTGAGAGAATTTGCTGAAGAAAACATGACTCAGTTTCTGGTAGCTACAAGTGCAGCTCCACCGAATCACGACCTTGCTGCTGCTAATAAG CCAATCAAGAGTGACCCTCAACCACACTTTGAAGGTAGCAATCCAAAAGACTGTTCAAGTTATGCATCTCTACCAGAAAAGCTATGA
- the LOC142517055 gene encoding putative phospholipid-transporting ATPase 12: protein MASSLELRKVAGGVPVHLARLLRASSVAPTAVHGKCYLSTETDMSPHANENRRVDVDRRSGSSIGRRGESFSGFALTTAITDWSSMLYSIIYTALPTIVVGILDKDLSRTTLSKYPQLYGAGQKRESYNGKLFWQCWTLCGKA from the exons ATGGCTTCATCACTCGAGCTCCGAAAAGTCGCCGGCGGTGTCCCTGTTCACTTGGCCAGATTACTGCGAGCATCGTCGGTTGCTCCCACCGCCGTGCACGGCAAATGCTATTTGAGCACTGAAACTGACATGAGTCCTCATGCCAACGAGAATAGGCGAGTTGACGTTGATAGGCGCTCCGGTTCTTCCATTGGTCGTCGCGGCGAATCTTTCTCAG GTTTCGCTTTGACCACTGCCATAACTGATTGGAGCAGTATGTTATATTCGATAATATACACAGCTTTGCCCACAATAGTTGTGGGAATTCTTGACAAGGATTTAAGTAGAACGACTCTGTCGAAGTATCCTCAACTTTACGGGGCTGGGCAAAAACGAGAAAGCTACAATGGAAAATTATTCTGGCAATGTTGGACACTTTGTGGCAAAGCATAG
- the LOC142537299 gene encoding inositol 1,3,4-trisphosphate 5/6-kinase 4 isoform X2: protein MGGVRGILLDSSVLLPSDDGDFSGEASLLPGADYVLRKLRYSKIPTGIVHGLDLASPKIYFLQETAQVYSFDCFVFSLTSEDDISGVVAHKWEDNGGAFIHVVSNYREEFSHKGSRSGWMKVIVGSAGRKSSNDADSIAAAGMLNIFLIHKLEELLLLICNLNKKAMNAEALILGYAMKPSREEDFAKRGAFPLCPTPNGLIFLPFSYEIPILPQLQEVDAVLHKATDEILAVDMSSSSEICNNVTFTKNLQELRRCIECQLNCCLIDPFINIFPVLDRLRIQQILIGLEALNIQGRCKIRAPNFLKVDSLDVPNLEQRLAEAKLSLPNIVKPQVACGVADAHSMAIVFKVNHYKDLTVPLPSVVQEYVDHSSLLYKFYALGGKVFYTVKKSIPNTVTLMKLFAENGLKPLHFDSLKSLPTAKEQINSDNHHIDFELVTAAADWLRRTLDLTIFGFDVVVQDGTGDHVIVDVNYLPSFKEIPDDVAIPAFWDALKEKIKKSKLSTETS from the exons ATGGGTGGAGTGAGGGGAATTCTGCTGGATTCATCCGTGCTTTTGCCCTCCGATGATGGCGATTTTAGCGGAGAAGCCTCGCTCCTCCCCGGCGCCGATTATGTGCTTCGTAAACTACGCTACTCCAAGATCCCCACG GGTATAGTTCATGGTCTGGATCTTGCAAGCCCAAAG ATATATTTTCTTCAAGAGACAGCTCAAGTCTACTCCTTTGATTGTTTTGTCTTCAGCTTGACATCAGAGGATGATATATCTGGTGTGGTTGCTCACAAATGGGAGGACAATGGAGGGGCTTTTATTCACGTAGTTTCCAATTACAGAGAGGAATTCAGTCACAAAGGAAGCAGATCTGGCTGGATGAAGGTTATTGTCg gatCTGCTGGAAGAAAATCGTCCAATG ATGCTGATTCTATTGCAGCAGCTGGGATGTTAAATATATTTCTTATTCACAAGCTTGAAGAGCTGCTTTTGTTGATCtgcaatttgaataaaaag GCCATGAATGCAGAGGCCTTAattttgggctatgcaatgaAACCTTCTCGCGAAGAAGACTTTGCAAAG AGAGGCGCCTTTCCGTTGTGTCCAACGCCAAATGGACTGATTTTTTTGCCTTTTAGTTACGAAATTCCCATATTACCTCAGTTGCAAGAAGTTGACGCAGTTCTTCATAAGGCAACTGATGAGATATTGGCTGTGGACATGAGCAGTTCGTCAGAAATCTGTAACAATGTTACTTTCACTAAAAACTTGCAGGAGTTGCGAAG GTGTATTGAATGCCAGCTGAATTGTTGTCTAATCGACCCATTTATCAACATTTTCCCTGTATTGGATCGGCTGAGAATTCAACAGATTTTAATTGGCTTGGAAGCTCTCAACATTCAAGGCCGCTGTAAAATCAGAGCCCCTAATTTTCTCAAG GTTGATAGCTTGGATGTGCCAAATTTGGAACAAAGGCTAGCAGAAGCAAAGTTGTCTCTTCCAAATATAGTTAAACCTCAAGTTGCTTGTGGTGTAGCTGATGCTCACAGTATG GCTATTGTTTTTAAGGTAAATCATTACAAGGATCTCACTGTTCCTCTTCCATCAGTGGTGCAG GAATACGTGGATCATTCCTCTTTGCTCTACAAATTTTATGCTTTGGGTGGGAAGGTTTTTTATACAGTCAAGAAGTCGATTCCCAACACAGttacattgatgaaattatttgcTGAAAATGGACTGAAGCCGTTACACTTTGACAG CTTGAAGTCTCTGCCCACTGCTAAAGAACAAATTAATTCTGATAATCATCACATTGATTTTGAGCTGGTCACTGCTGCAGCAGATTGGCTCAGAAGAACCCTCGATCTTACAATATTTGGCTTTGATGTTGTT GTTCAGGATGGCACAGGCGACCATGTCATCGTGGATGTGAATTATCTTCCATCGTTCAAGGAAATCCCTGATGATGTTGCAATCCCTGCTTTTTGGGATGCTTTGAAGGAAAAGATAAAAAAGAGTAAACTATCTACAGAAACCTCTTAA
- the LOC142537281 gene encoding U-box domain-containing protein 52-like isoform X1 translates to MWLPSAKGSTMGKKGGRNGLVAVALDKDKGSQYALKWAIENLLTKGQTIILIHVVQRSSSVSLGNNYAIHDLNGATNAYKQVLEKQTKELFLTFHCFCTRKDIQCFDVVLEDTDVAKAITEYVAHGAIENLVLGASRHGFIKRLKTVDIPTSVSKRAPDFCTVYVISKSKISSVRNASRLAPFTSPLATQIHQMQGQANGNSTTADEHPKRLPSTRGGEKTPRKSGVDDTDIVKSPFLRGRGYTGKWVGDLSEADTDISFISSERPSTDRVSGVLFDNFDSCRTSRVSTSSDSSLGSIRSGAKGSELNSFTDFSSSSLENDDVEAEMRRLKLELQKTMDMYSTACKEALTAKQKAVELHRWRLEEERRLEDARLAEEAARITAEQEKAKYKVAMENAQAAQRVAEMESQKRVSIEMNAIQDSDEERAISISPLRYRRYTIEEIEESTEYFAKSRKIGEGGYGPVFKCHLDHTPVAIKVLRPDAAQGRSQFQQEVEVLSCMRHPHMVLLLGACPEYGCLVYEYMANGSLDDRLFRRENTRPLTWQLRFRIAAEIATGIHFLHQTKPEPLVHRDLKPGNILLDQNYVSKIGDVGLARLVPPNVADDVTQYRMTSTAGTFCYIDPEYQQTGMLGVKSDIYSLGVVLLQILTAKPAMGLTHHIARAIEKGTLAEMLDSSVPDWPVEEASTMAKLAIQCAELRRKDRPDLGKIVLPELNRLREFAEENMTQFLVATSAAPPNHDLAAANKPIKSDPQPHFEGSNPKDCSSYASLPEKL, encoded by the exons ATGTGGCTTCCAAGTGCAAAGGGAAGCACAATGGGGAAGAAGGGTGGCCGCAATGGCCTTGTTGCGGTAGCATTAGACAAAGATAAAGGCAGCCAATATGCACTCAAATGGGCTATAGAGAATCTCCTCACCAAAGGCCAAACTATCATACTCATTCATGTCGTCCAGCGATCCTCGTCGGTTTCAC TTGGGAACAATTATgcgattcatgatcttaacgGAGCCACAAATGCCTATAAGCAAGTTCTGGAAAAGCAAACCAAGGAGCTGTTCCTCACATTCCATTGCTTCTGCACAAGGAAAGAT ATACAATGCTTTGATGTGGTGCTGGAGGACACCGATGTAGCAAAAGCTATAACAGAATACGTTGCACATGGTGCAATCGAAAACTTAGTTCTTGGCGCTTCCCGACATGGCTTTATCAA ACGATTGAAAACGGTAGACATCCCTACCAGTGTCTCCAAGAGAGCACCGGATTTTTGTACAGTTTACGTTATATCGAAATCGAAGATCTCCTCCGTGAGAAACGCTTCTCGTCTTGCGCCATTCACGTCCCCTCTTGCAACTCAAATACACCAAATGCAGGGGCAGGCTAATGGTAATAGTACCACTGCTGACGAACACCCTAAGCGTTTGCCTAGTACGAGAG GGGGAGAAAAGACACCGCGGAAGTCAGGAGTTGATGACACTGATATAGTCAA GTCTCCATTTCTAAGGGGAAGAGGGTACACAGGAAAGTGGGTAGGGGATCTCTCAGAAGCTGATACTGATATATCATTCATAAGCTCTGAAAGGCCAAGCACAGATCGAGTTTCAGGTGTGCTTTTCGATAACTTTGACTCATGTCGGACCTCGAGAGTGTCAACCAGCTCTGATAGTAGCTTGGGATCAATCCGCTCAGGGGCTAAGGGGAGTGAATTAAACTCTTTCACTGATTTTTCATCATCATCGCTCGAAAAT GATGACGTCGAAGCCGAAATGAGGAGGCTTAAACTAGAGTTGCAGAAAACTATGGATATGTACAGCACTGCATGTAAGGAAGCTTTAACTGCTAAACAAAAG GCAGTGGAGCTTCATCGGTGGAGATTAGAAGAAGAACGAAGACTAGAAGACGCTCGACTGGCAGAAGAAGCAGCACGAATTACTGCTGAACAAGAGAAAGCTAAGTATAAAGTAGCCATGGAGAATGCTCAAGCAGCTCAGagagttgcagaaatggagtcCCAAAAAAGAGTTAGCATAGAAATGAACGCAATTCAAGACTCAGATGAGGAGAGAGCAATAAGTATATCACCATTACGATACAGAAGATACACCATTGAAGAAATCGAAGAGTCTACTGAGTATTTTGCTAAATCTCGTAAAATTGGTGAAGGCGGCTATGGCCCGGTCTTTAAATGTCACCTTGATCATACTCCGGTGGCAATAAAGGTCTTGCGTCCCGATGCTGCTCAAGGAAGATCGCAGTTTCAACAAGAG GTTGAAGTGCTAAGTTGCATGAGACATCCACATATGGTCCTGCTTCTTGGAGCCTGTCCCGAATACGGCTGTTTAGTATACGAGTATATGGCCAACGGTAGCTTGGATGATCGTCTTTTCAGGAGAGAGAACACTCGCCCCCTCACATGGCAACTTCGGTTTAGAATTGCTGCAGAGATAGCCACAGGCATTCACTTTCTCCACCAGACAAAGCCAGAGCCTTTGGTCCATCGAGACCTAAAACCGGGAAACATTCTTCTAGACCAGAACTATGTGAGCAAAATTGGTGATGTTGGATTGGCAAGACTCGTTCCTCCTAATGTAGCAGATGATGTAACACAATACCGAATGACATCAACAGCTGGAACTTTCTGCTATATAGATCCTGAATATCAGCAAACCGGCATGCTTGGAGTGAAATCTGACATATACTCGTTAGGGGTCGTGCTTCTACAAATACTAACTGCAAAACCAGCAATGGGCTTAACTCACCACATTGCACGTGCGATTGAGAAGGGGACATTGGCGGAGATGTTGGATTCTTCAGTTCCAGATTGGCCTGTGGAAGAGGCCTCAACAATGGCAAAACTTGCAATCCAATGTGCAGAACTAAGGCGGAAAGATAGACCGGACCTTGGCAAGATTGTTTTACCAGAGCTTAATAGATTGAGAGAATTTGCTGAAGAAAACATGACTCAGTTTCTGGTAGCTACAAGTGCAGCTCCACCGAATCACGACCTTGCTGCTGCTAATAAG CCAATCAAGAGTGACCCTCAACCACACTTTGAAGGTAGCAATCCAAAAGACTGTTCAAGTTATGCATCTCTACCAGAAAAGCTATGA
- the LOC142537299 gene encoding inositol 1,3,4-trisphosphate 5/6-kinase 4 isoform X1, with translation MGGVRGILLDSSVLLPSDDGDFSGEASLLPGADYVLRKLRYSKIPTGIVHGLDLASPKIYFLQETAQVYSFDCFVFSLTSEDDISGVVAHKWEDNGGAFIHVVSNYREEFSHKGSRSGWMKVIVGSAGRKSSNDADSIAAAGMLNIFLIHKLEELLLLICNLNKKAMNAEALILGYAMKPSREEDFAKRGAFPLCPTPNGLIFLPFSYEIPILPQLQEVDAVLHKATDEILAVDMSSSSEICNNVTFTKNLQELRRLCRCIECQLNCCLIDPFINIFPVLDRLRIQQILIGLEALNIQGRCKIRAPNFLKVDSLDVPNLEQRLAEAKLSLPNIVKPQVACGVADAHSMAIVFKVNHYKDLTVPLPSVVQEYVDHSSLLYKFYALGGKVFYTVKKSIPNTVTLMKLFAENGLKPLHFDSLKSLPTAKEQINSDNHHIDFELVTAAADWLRRTLDLTIFGFDVVVQDGTGDHVIVDVNYLPSFKEIPDDVAIPAFWDALKEKIKKSKLSTETS, from the exons ATGGGTGGAGTGAGGGGAATTCTGCTGGATTCATCCGTGCTTTTGCCCTCCGATGATGGCGATTTTAGCGGAGAAGCCTCGCTCCTCCCCGGCGCCGATTATGTGCTTCGTAAACTACGCTACTCCAAGATCCCCACG GGTATAGTTCATGGTCTGGATCTTGCAAGCCCAAAG ATATATTTTCTTCAAGAGACAGCTCAAGTCTACTCCTTTGATTGTTTTGTCTTCAGCTTGACATCAGAGGATGATATATCTGGTGTGGTTGCTCACAAATGGGAGGACAATGGAGGGGCTTTTATTCACGTAGTTTCCAATTACAGAGAGGAATTCAGTCACAAAGGAAGCAGATCTGGCTGGATGAAGGTTATTGTCg gatCTGCTGGAAGAAAATCGTCCAATG ATGCTGATTCTATTGCAGCAGCTGGGATGTTAAATATATTTCTTATTCACAAGCTTGAAGAGCTGCTTTTGTTGATCtgcaatttgaataaaaag GCCATGAATGCAGAGGCCTTAattttgggctatgcaatgaAACCTTCTCGCGAAGAAGACTTTGCAAAG AGAGGCGCCTTTCCGTTGTGTCCAACGCCAAATGGACTGATTTTTTTGCCTTTTAGTTACGAAATTCCCATATTACCTCAGTTGCAAGAAGTTGACGCAGTTCTTCATAAGGCAACTGATGAGATATTGGCTGTGGACATGAGCAGTTCGTCAGAAATCTGTAACAATGTTACTTTCACTAAAAACTTGCAGGAGTTGCGAAG GCTTTGCAGGTGTATTGAATGCCAGCTGAATTGTTGTCTAATCGACCCATTTATCAACATTTTCCCTGTATTGGATCGGCTGAGAATTCAACAGATTTTAATTGGCTTGGAAGCTCTCAACATTCAAGGCCGCTGTAAAATCAGAGCCCCTAATTTTCTCAAG GTTGATAGCTTGGATGTGCCAAATTTGGAACAAAGGCTAGCAGAAGCAAAGTTGTCTCTTCCAAATATAGTTAAACCTCAAGTTGCTTGTGGTGTAGCTGATGCTCACAGTATG GCTATTGTTTTTAAGGTAAATCATTACAAGGATCTCACTGTTCCTCTTCCATCAGTGGTGCAG GAATACGTGGATCATTCCTCTTTGCTCTACAAATTTTATGCTTTGGGTGGGAAGGTTTTTTATACAGTCAAGAAGTCGATTCCCAACACAGttacattgatgaaattatttgcTGAAAATGGACTGAAGCCGTTACACTTTGACAG CTTGAAGTCTCTGCCCACTGCTAAAGAACAAATTAATTCTGATAATCATCACATTGATTTTGAGCTGGTCACTGCTGCAGCAGATTGGCTCAGAAGAACCCTCGATCTTACAATATTTGGCTTTGATGTTGTT GTTCAGGATGGCACAGGCGACCATGTCATCGTGGATGTGAATTATCTTCCATCGTTCAAGGAAATCCCTGATGATGTTGCAATCCCTGCTTTTTGGGATGCTTTGAAGGAAAAGATAAAAAAGAGTAAACTATCTACAGAAACCTCTTAA